In one Massilia endophytica genomic region, the following are encoded:
- a CDS encoding branched-chain amino acid ABC transporter permease, whose amino-acid sequence MLAMLPLVGSFPTWVTLTVAGLAMGMMIFIMSSGLTLVFGLMDVLNFGHGAFVSVGAFAATLVLVPMQGWLEAESLAMNLGALGLAILMAMAVTAALGWMFERVIVMPVYGQHLKQILITMGGMIVVEQLIHVIWGADHKPMPLPAALRGAIVIGDAAIEKYRLLAVVVGLAVFVLLSLVLNRTKLGLLIRAGVENGEMVEALGYRIRRLFVAVFAAGSALAGLGGVMWGLYKETLSASMGGEVMVMIFITVIIGGLGSVGGCFIGALLMALTANYAGFLAPKLALVSHIVLMIAVLLWRPAGLSRK is encoded by the coding sequence ATGCTGGCCATGCTGCCCCTCGTCGGCAGCTTCCCCACCTGGGTCACGCTCACCGTGGCCGGGCTGGCGATGGGGATGATGATCTTTATTATGTCCAGCGGCCTGACACTGGTGTTCGGCCTGATGGACGTGCTGAACTTCGGTCACGGCGCCTTCGTTTCTGTGGGCGCCTTCGCCGCCACCCTGGTGCTCGTGCCCATGCAAGGCTGGCTCGAAGCCGAGTCGCTGGCGATGAACCTGGGCGCCCTGGGCCTCGCGATATTGATGGCGATGGCAGTCACTGCGGCGCTGGGCTGGATGTTCGAGCGCGTGATCGTCATGCCTGTCTACGGCCAGCACCTGAAGCAGATCCTCATCACCATGGGTGGCATGATCGTCGTCGAGCAGCTGATCCACGTAATCTGGGGTGCGGACCACAAGCCCATGCCGCTGCCCGCCGCGCTGCGCGGAGCCATCGTGATCGGCGACGCCGCCATCGAGAAGTACCGGCTGCTCGCCGTGGTCGTCGGCCTGGCGGTCTTCGTGCTGCTCTCGCTGGTGCTGAACCGCACCAAGCTTGGCCTGCTGATACGCGCAGGCGTCGAAAATGGCGAAATGGTGGAGGCCCTCGGCTACCGCATCCGGCGCCTCTTCGTTGCCGTCTTTGCCGCAGGTTCCGCGCTGGCAGGGCTGGGCGGCGTGATGTGGGGCCTGTACAAGGAAACCCTGAGCGCCTCCATGGGCGGCGAAGTGATGGTCATGATCTTCATTACCGTCATCATCGGCGGCCTCGGTTCCGTGGGCGGCTGCTTCATCGGCGCCCTGCTCATGGCGCTGACGGCCAACTACGCGGGCTTCCTGGCGCCCAAGCTGGCCCTCGTGTCCCATATCGTGCTGATGATCGCCGTGCTGCTGTGGCGCCCCGCTGGCCTGTCGAGGAAATAA
- a CDS encoding branched-chain amino acid ABC transporter permease: MLNTLLSGDPPRSRALSALLVLIVLGLALAPFITSGARPLNTAATICVYIVLVASYDLLLGYTGIVSFAHTMFFGIGAYGVGLGLSGEEPTWSGMALGVAAALALTLALAFIIGLFALRVRAIFYAMITLAVASSFAVLASQLSDWTGGEDGKTFSVPGLLSPATEFGEFMGRSLDGKLITYYIVFFGAILLFLVLLRVVNSPFGRVLQAIRENEFRAEALGYRTVVYRIAANCIGALAAALAGALMALWLRYVGPKTTLGFEVMTDILLIVVIGGMGTMYGAVVGAALFILANNYLKSLMAEAAGAVSGVPLLEAALHPDRWLLWLGILFILAIYFFPTGIVGKLAPPSRRG; encoded by the coding sequence ATGCTGAACACCCTGCTCTCCGGCGACCCGCCGCGCAGCCGCGCCCTGTCCGCCCTCCTGGTGCTGATCGTGCTGGGCCTCGCGCTCGCGCCCTTCATCACGAGCGGCGCGCGCCCGCTGAACACGGCCGCCACCATCTGCGTGTACATCGTTCTCGTAGCGTCCTACGACCTCCTGCTCGGCTACACCGGCATCGTTTCCTTCGCCCACACGATGTTCTTCGGGATCGGCGCCTACGGGGTCGGCCTTGGCCTCTCCGGCGAAGAGCCGACATGGAGCGGCATGGCGCTGGGCGTGGCCGCCGCATTGGCGCTGACCCTGGCCCTCGCTTTCATCATCGGCCTGTTCGCGCTGCGCGTGCGCGCCATCTTCTACGCCATGATCACGCTGGCCGTCGCGTCCTCCTTCGCCGTGCTGGCCTCGCAACTCTCCGACTGGACCGGCGGCGAGGACGGGAAAACCTTCAGCGTGCCAGGCCTGCTCTCTCCCGCAACGGAGTTCGGCGAATTCATGGGCCGCTCGCTGGACGGCAAGCTGATCACCTACTACATCGTCTTCTTCGGCGCGATACTGCTCTTCCTCGTTCTCCTGCGGGTGGTGAATTCGCCCTTCGGCCGCGTGCTGCAGGCGATCCGCGAGAACGAGTTCCGCGCCGAAGCGCTGGGCTACCGCACCGTGGTCTACCGCATTGCGGCCAATTGCATCGGCGCGCTGGCTGCCGCGCTGGCGGGCGCGCTGATGGCGCTGTGGCTGCGCTACGTCGGCCCCAAGACCACGCTGGGCTTCGAAGTGATGACGGATATCCTGCTGATCGTGGTCATCGGCGGCATGGGCACCATGTACGGCGCCGTGGTGGGCGCCGCGCTCTTCATCCTCGCCAACAACTACCTCAAGTCCCTGATGGCCGAAGCGGCGGGCGCCGTGTCCGGCGTGCCCCTGCTCGAAGCGGCGCTGCATCCTGACCGCTGGCTGCTGTGGCTGGGCATCCTCTTCATCCTCGCCATCTACTTCTTCCCGACGGGGATCGTGGGCAAGCTTGCGCCGCCCTCGCGGCGCGGTTGA